The following proteins come from a genomic window of Paucimonas lemoignei:
- a CDS encoding lipoprotein — protein MKGLIALATFAVLGGCASMKAPEPGDNWAHWVCDSKAQVHWRYVDPAKAEVDVRLNESDQVFRLKAEPGAPALYSNGVLAFQNKGDEGLVYWEATNDLIGRGCKQAR, from the coding sequence ATGAAAGGCTTGATTGCCCTTGCGACATTTGCAGTGCTAGGCGGTTGCGCCAGCATGAAGGCGCCGGAGCCCGGCGACAATTGGGCGCATTGGGTGTGCGACAGCAAAGCCCAGGTCCATTGGCGTTATGTCGACCCAGCCAAGGCTGAAGTCGATGTGCGCCTGAATGAGAGTGATCAGGTATTCCGACTCAAGGCCGAGCCGGGTGCGCCTGCGTTGTACAGCAATGGTGTGCTGGCGTTCCAGAACAAGGGCGATGAAGGCCTGGTGTACTGGGAAGCCACCAATGACTTGATCGGGCGCGGTTGCAAGCAGGCTCGCTGA
- the fda gene encoding fructose-1,6-bisphosphate aldolase has translation MALISMRQMLDHAAEFGYGVPAFNVNNLEQMRAIMEAADKTDSPVIVQASAGARKYAGAPFLRHLILAAVEEFPHIPVVMHQDHGTSPDICQRSIQLGFSSVMMDGSLGVDGKTPTTYEYNVEVTRRVVAFAHACGVSVEGELGVLGSLETGMAGEEDGVGAEGMLDHSQMLTDPEEAADFVKKTQVDALAIAIGTSHGAYKFTKPPTGDILAIDRIKEIHKRIPNTHLVMHGSSSVPQEWLKIINQYGGEIKETYGVPVEEIVEGIKHGVRKVNIDTDLRLASTGAIREFMAKNPGEFDPRKYLAKTVTAMRDVCIARYEAFGTAGNASKIKPVSLDLMFERYARGELDAKIN, from the coding sequence ATGGCACTTATCAGCATGCGCCAGATGTTGGACCACGCAGCCGAATTCGGTTATGGCGTCCCAGCTTTCAACGTGAACAACCTGGAACAAATGCGCGCCATTATGGAAGCGGCCGACAAGACCGATTCCCCGGTGATCGTCCAGGCTTCGGCCGGTGCTCGCAAATACGCTGGCGCACCGTTCCTGCGCCACCTGATCCTGGCGGCGGTTGAAGAATTCCCGCACATCCCGGTGGTCATGCACCAGGATCACGGCACCAGCCCTGACATCTGCCAGCGCTCCATCCAGCTGGGCTTCAGCTCGGTGATGATGGACGGCTCCCTGGGTGTCGACGGCAAAACGCCGACCACCTACGAATACAACGTCGAAGTGACGCGCCGCGTAGTGGCTTTCGCTCACGCCTGTGGCGTTTCGGTAGAAGGTGAGCTGGGTGTTCTGGGCTCACTGGAAACCGGCATGGCTGGCGAAGAAGACGGCGTGGGTGCTGAAGGCATGCTCGACCACAGCCAGATGCTGACCGACCCGGAAGAAGCGGCCGACTTCGTCAAGAAGACCCAGGTCGATGCCTTGGCAATCGCCATCGGCACCAGCCACGGCGCCTACAAGTTCACCAAGCCACCTACTGGTGACATCCTGGCGATCGACCGCATCAAGGAAATCCACAAGCGCATCCCGAACACTCACCTGGTGATGCACGGTTCGTCTTCGGTCCCGCAAGAGTGGTTGAAAATCATCAACCAGTACGGCGGCGAAATCAAAGAAACCTACGGCGTACCGGTTGAAGAAATCGTTGAAGGCATCAAGCACGGCGTACGCAAGGTCAACATCGACACCGACCTGCGTCTGGCGTCCACTGGTGCCATCCGTGAGTTCATGGCCAAGAACCCAGGTGAGTTCGATCCGCGTAAATACCTGGCCAAGACCGTAACGGCCATGCGTGACGTCTGTATCGCTCGCTACGAAGCGTTCGGCACCGCTGGCAATGCGTCGAAGATCAAACCAGTTTCCCTGGACCTGATGTTCGAGCGTTATGCCCGTGGCGAACTGGATGCCAAAATCAACTGA
- a CDS encoding PIN domain, whose product MKLLLDTHVLIWAATGDTKLSKTAAQLIDDESNTLYFSAASIWELTIKGSERTGVNPSVLRKELLDAGYLEIPITSAHGLNVGALPNHHRDPFDRIMVAQAMAEGISLVTHDSAMHAYPHTIIV is encoded by the coding sequence ATGAAGTTACTGCTCGACACTCACGTCCTGATCTGGGCTGCAACTGGAGACACTAAGCTGTCTAAAACAGCAGCCCAACTTATCGACGATGAGTCCAACACCTTGTATTTCAGTGCGGCCAGCATCTGGGAATTGACGATCAAAGGCTCCGAGCGCACGGGCGTAAATCCTTCTGTGCTGCGCAAAGAACTGCTGGATGCGGGCTACCTTGAGATACCCATCACGTCAGCCCACGGACTTAACGTAGGCGCCCTGCCAAACCATCATCGCGACCCGTTTGATCGCATCATGGTTGCTCAGGCAATGGCCGAAGGCATCAGCCTGGTGACACACGACAGCGCCATGCACGCTTATCCTCATACGATTATTGTTTGA
- a CDS encoding prevent-host-death family protein, with product MQTHNIHAAKTHFSQLVDAAAGGETIIIAKAGIPVAKLVPITPPKRRGMLTNMTFNAEASDAMDAEISDLFEGKE from the coding sequence ATGCAAACCCACAACATCCACGCCGCCAAGACACACTTCTCACAGCTTGTAGATGCCGCTGCGGGCGGGGAAACCATCATCATCGCCAAAGCAGGCATACCTGTCGCCAAACTTGTCCCTATCACCCCTCCGAAGCGGCGCGGAATGCTGACCAATATGACATTCAACGCAGAGGCTTCTGACGCAATGGATGCTGAAATCTCAGACCTGTTTGAGGGCAAGGAATGA
- a CDS encoding putative Fe(2+)-trafficking protein: MTRTVMCRKYKEELPGLERAPYPGAKGEDIFNHVSQKAWADWQKHQTLLINEKRLNMMNAEDRKYLQTQMDKFLSGEEYAQAEGYVPPEK, translated from the coding sequence ATGACCCGCACCGTAATGTGCCGTAAGTACAAAGAAGAACTGCCCGGCCTGGAACGTGCCCCCTATCCAGGCGCCAAGGGTGAAGACATCTTCAACCACGTCTCGCAGAAAGCCTGGGCCGACTGGCAGAAGCACCAGACCCTGCTGATCAACGAAAAGCGTCTGAACATGATGAATGCCGAAGATCGCAAATACCTCCAGACCCAGATGGACAAGTTCCTGTCCGGCGAGGAATACGCCCAGGCCGAAGGCTACGTTCCCCCCGAGAAATAA
- the mutY gene encoding A/G-specific adenine glycosylase, translating to MQPEQFSSAVLDWYDRHGRHDLPWQQGITPYRVWVSEIMLQQTQVSTVLNYFDRFMDALPSVEALAAAPEDEVLHLWTGLGYYTRARNLQKTAKIVVADHDGEFPRDVEKLILLPGIGLSTAGAIASLSMGLRAPILDGNVKRVLARFTAQEGYPGEPKVAKQLWATAERYTPQTRVNHYTQAMMDLGATLCTRSKPSCLLCPLESGCQAHMLGLETRYPIPKPRKEVPQKRTLMPMLANRDGAILLYRRPSTGLWGGLWSLPELDDFDDLQHLALQHSLELGKHQELPGLVHTFSHFQLSIEPWLIEARESADHVAEADWLWYNLATPPRLGLAAPVKKLLKRAADVLNAGESS from the coding sequence ATGCAACCCGAGCAATTCTCCAGCGCTGTACTCGACTGGTATGACCGGCACGGTCGACATGACCTGCCCTGGCAACAAGGGATCACCCCGTATCGCGTCTGGGTATCGGAGATCATGCTGCAACAGACCCAGGTCAGCACCGTTCTGAATTACTTTGACCGGTTCATGGACGCCCTGCCCAGCGTTGAAGCGCTCGCCGCAGCGCCCGAAGACGAAGTACTTCATCTGTGGACCGGACTGGGCTATTACACCCGCGCACGCAATCTGCAGAAGACCGCAAAAATCGTCGTCGCTGACCACGACGGCGAATTCCCCCGAGACGTGGAAAAACTCATCCTGCTGCCCGGCATCGGGCTGTCCACGGCTGGCGCCATTGCCAGTTTGAGCATGGGCCTGCGGGCGCCGATCCTTGATGGCAACGTCAAACGCGTTCTGGCGCGCTTTACAGCGCAGGAAGGCTACCCCGGCGAACCCAAGGTGGCTAAACAGCTGTGGGCCACTGCAGAGCGCTATACGCCGCAGACGCGGGTCAACCACTACACGCAGGCAATGATGGATCTGGGCGCCACACTGTGCACGCGCAGCAAGCCCAGCTGCCTGCTCTGCCCGTTGGAATCGGGCTGCCAGGCACACATGCTCGGCCTGGAAACCCGCTACCCGATCCCCAAGCCGCGCAAAGAAGTCCCGCAGAAGCGCACGCTGATGCCAATGCTCGCCAATCGCGACGGCGCAATTCTGCTCTATCGTCGCCCGTCCACCGGCCTGTGGGGCGGATTGTGGAGCCTGCCGGAGCTGGACGATTTCGACGATCTGCAACATCTGGCGCTGCAACACTCGCTGGAACTGGGCAAACATCAAGAGCTGCCTGGGCTGGTCCATACTTTCAGCCACTTCCAATTGAGCATCGAACCCTGGCTGATTGAAGCCCGGGAGTCCGCTGATCACGTGGCCGAGGCCGACTGGCTCTGGTATAACCTCGCCACCCCGCCGCGCCTGGGCCTTGCCGCCCCGGTGAAGAAGCTGCTGAAACGCGCAGCCGACGTATTGAACGCAGGAGAGTCGTCATGA
- a CDS encoding AsmA, with protein sequence MKAFGKILGLFVLGLLLIIVALGFALSHLFDPNDYKDEIRQLARDKANIELTLNGDIGWSLFPWLGLELHEASVATLTNPSQPFADLQMLGLSVRVLPLLRREVQMSDVRVEGLNLRLNRDENGHANWEDIGKPAPVAGTATPAPADGSVPAASKPDRPAQPIKLDIDSLTVNNARVEYVDARKGQSFTAESIQLSTGAVHEGADIPIKLTAFLGTTQPVMRAKTELVGQLRLDRALKRYQFGDMRLSGEASGEPLQGKTVTFAAQGQLLVDLAANVAEWSNLKLSANQLRALGELRARDLDKVAQITGAVSVAQFDLHTFLESIGQPLPAMAAGSLSKVEMVSRLSGTPTSVSLDDLNLKVDDSTFTGRIAIEDFAKQALRLQLKADTFNVDRYRPAESDEKKGATAARKAEVQSSEATAVAGAGTTPLPDQPTKAAWSTEKLLPLERMRKLDVDADISFGTLTLNKLLIQNAALKTQALNGVVKLDSLRGDLYNGNFEVKGNLDVRPDVPLASVQTRVAKVPVERFLQSQDQTPPVRGLLTLNSDLTGKGNSEKALIDSLNGTASFMLNNGVLVNANLEQQLCQGISVLNRKTLSGEPRGKDTPFTQLNGNLVFRNGVASNPDLKVQIPGLAVNGDGDVDLRVLGMNYRVGIIIEGDKTEMPDPACEVNPRYVGIEWPVRCRGPLELGAKACRLDKEGLGQVAAKLAGDKISDKIEEKLGDKVSPELKDALRGLFKR encoded by the coding sequence ATGAAAGCGTTCGGCAAAATCCTGGGACTTTTTGTTCTCGGGCTGTTGCTGATCATCGTGGCTCTCGGCTTTGCCCTGAGTCATCTGTTTGATCCCAACGACTATAAAGACGAGATTCGCCAACTGGCCCGCGACAAGGCCAACATTGAACTGACCCTCAACGGCGACATCGGCTGGAGCCTGTTCCCCTGGCTTGGCCTGGAGCTGCATGAAGCCAGCGTGGCGACCCTGACCAACCCGAGCCAACCTTTCGCCGACCTGCAGATGCTCGGTCTTTCGGTTCGCGTACTGCCGTTGCTGCGTCGTGAAGTGCAGATGAGCGATGTCCGTGTCGAAGGCCTTAACCTGCGTCTGAACCGCGATGAAAACGGCCATGCCAATTGGGAAGACATCGGCAAACCTGCGCCTGTCGCCGGGACTGCTACGCCTGCGCCCGCCGACGGTTCAGTGCCTGCGGCCAGCAAGCCGGACAGACCAGCCCAACCCATCAAGCTCGACATCGACAGCCTGACCGTGAACAACGCACGTGTTGAATATGTCGACGCACGCAAGGGGCAGTCTTTCACCGCGGAGAGCATTCAACTGAGCACTGGTGCCGTCCACGAAGGCGCTGATATCCCGATCAAACTGACGGCATTCCTGGGCACCACCCAACCGGTCATGCGCGCCAAGACCGAACTGGTTGGTCAACTGCGCCTGGACCGCGCCCTCAAGCGTTATCAATTTGGCGACATGCGCCTGTCGGGCGAAGCCTCCGGTGAGCCGCTGCAAGGCAAAACCGTGACGTTCGCTGCGCAAGGCCAGCTTCTGGTGGACCTGGCAGCCAACGTGGCGGAATGGAGCAACCTCAAGCTGTCTGCCAATCAGCTGCGCGCCTTGGGTGAATTACGCGCTCGCGATCTGGACAAGGTTGCGCAAATCACCGGCGCGGTGTCTGTCGCTCAATTTGACCTGCACACCTTCCTCGAGAGCATCGGTCAGCCACTGCCTGCAATGGCCGCGGGCAGCCTGAGCAAGGTCGAAATGGTCAGCCGTCTGAGTGGCACTCCCACCAGCGTATCGCTTGACGACCTGAACCTGAAAGTCGACGACAGCACCTTCACCGGCCGCATCGCCATTGAGGACTTCGCCAAACAGGCGCTGCGCCTGCAACTCAAGGCGGACACGTTCAACGTTGATCGTTATCGCCCGGCTGAAAGCGACGAGAAGAAAGGCGCAACCGCCGCCCGTAAAGCCGAAGTGCAAAGCAGCGAGGCCACTGCTGTGGCGGGCGCTGGCACCACGCCGCTGCCGGACCAGCCCACCAAGGCCGCCTGGAGCACCGAGAAACTGCTGCCGCTGGAGCGCATGCGCAAGCTTGATGTGGACGCTGATATCAGCTTCGGCACGCTGACGCTCAACAAGCTGCTGATCCAGAACGCCGCTCTCAAGACTCAAGCCCTCAATGGCGTGGTGAAGCTCGACAGCCTGCGTGGTGATCTCTACAACGGCAACTTTGAAGTCAAAGGCAACCTCGACGTGCGTCCCGATGTGCCACTGGCCAGCGTGCAGACTCGCGTCGCCAAAGTGCCGGTCGAACGCTTCCTGCAAAGTCAGGATCAGACGCCGCCGGTCAGAGGCCTTCTGACCCTCAACAGCGACCTGACGGGCAAAGGCAACAGCGAAAAAGCCTTGATCGACAGCCTCAACGGCACCGCCAGCTTCATGCTCAACAACGGCGTGCTGGTTAACGCCAATCTTGAGCAGCAACTGTGCCAGGGGATCTCGGTGCTCAACCGCAAGACCCTGAGCGGCGAACCACGCGGCAAGGACACGCCATTCACGCAATTGAACGGCAATCTGGTGTTTCGCAACGGCGTGGCCAGCAACCCGGACCTGAAGGTGCAAATCCCCGGCCTGGCCGTCAATGGCGACGGCGACGTGGACCTGCGCGTGTTGGGCATGAATTACCGCGTGGGCATCATCATCGAGGGCGACAAGACCGAGATGCCTGACCCGGCCTGCGAGGTTAACCCGCGTTATGTCGGTATCGAGTGGCCCGTGCGCTGCCGCGGGCCCCTGGAGCTGGGCGCCAAGGCTTGCCGCCTGGACAAGGAAGGCCTGGGCCAGGTTGCTGCGAAACTGGCAGGTGACAAGATCAGCGACAAGATCGAGGAGAAACTCGGCGACAAGGTCAGCCCTGAACTCAAGGACGCCCTGCGCGGCTTGTTCAAACGCTAA
- a CDS encoding acetyltransferase, translating to MPIVVEYLQSLSYQDQGDLRKIYRDAPAWLLPPFNDALHLIESCLEDHTLVTARLNDRLLGAARLQRHQATWELSHLCVRAQTRRRGLAERLVLDAQKAARLAGCELRLLTPAAPLEVQALAGKTQVSLLIS from the coding sequence ATGCCCATCGTCGTTGAATACCTTCAATCGCTCAGCTATCAAGACCAAGGCGACTTGCGCAAGATTTACCGAGACGCACCCGCCTGGCTGCTCCCCCCTTTCAACGACGCATTGCATCTGATTGAAAGCTGCCTGGAAGACCACACCCTCGTCACTGCCCGCCTGAATGATCGATTGCTCGGTGCTGCACGTTTGCAGCGGCACCAGGCAACGTGGGAACTGTCCCATTTGTGCGTGCGGGCACAGACGCGTCGCAGGGGTCTGGCCGAGCGATTGGTGCTCGATGCGCAGAAAGCAGCTCGTCTGGCAGGTTGCGAGCTACGCTTGCTGACACCCGCCGCACCTCTCGAAGTCCAGGCGCTGGCGGGCAAAACCCAGGTATCCCTGCTGATTTCCTGA
- the yhjX_1 gene encoding major facilitator transporter, which translates to MSTSTALGASTAQPAFLSKERIIAKPGFNRWLVPPAALAIHLCIGMAYGFSVFWLPLSKAVGVKAPVACAPDMSFFAQIFSSACDWPISMLGWIYTLFFIFLGCSAAIWGGWLEHAGPRKAGVVSALCWCGGLLISALGIYTHQIWLMWVGSGVIGGIGLGLGYISPVSTLIKWFPDKRGMATGMAIMGFGGGAMVGAPLAAALMNHFASPEGVGVWQSFVVMAAIYFVFMIGGALSYRVPPTGWKPEGWTAPVKKASNAMITNRHVHVNVAWKTPQFRLVWLVLCLNVSAGIGILGMASPLLQEVFAGKLLGNTLAFNQLDAAQLAQIAAIAAGFTGLLSLFNIGGRFFWASFSDYLGRKNTYFVFFALGFLLYAMVPSLSHMGSVALFVAAFCVILSMYGGGFATVPAYLADLFGTQMVGAIHGRLLTAWAAAGILGPVLVNYLREYQLSHGVARADAYDMTLYILSGLLVLGFICNLLVRPVADKYFMTDEELAVEQSYGMDKGADHTTVLEWKADPSTKPLAIAAWLAVGIPLAWGVWITLQKTAVLFQ; encoded by the coding sequence ATGAGTACGAGTACTGCATTGGGCGCGTCCACCGCCCAACCTGCGTTCTTGTCCAAAGAGCGCATCATCGCCAAGCCCGGTTTCAACCGCTGGCTGGTACCTCCTGCGGCATTGGCTATCCATCTGTGCATCGGCATGGCTTATGGCTTTTCCGTTTTCTGGCTGCCGTTGTCCAAGGCGGTCGGCGTAAAGGCTCCGGTTGCTTGCGCACCTGACATGAGCTTCTTCGCGCAGATCTTCTCGTCTGCCTGCGACTGGCCCATCTCCATGCTGGGCTGGATCTACACCCTGTTCTTCATCTTCCTGGGTTGCTCGGCTGCCATCTGGGGTGGCTGGCTGGAACACGCAGGCCCGCGCAAGGCCGGTGTGGTATCGGCTCTGTGCTGGTGTGGTGGTCTGCTGATTTCTGCGTTGGGGATCTATACCCACCAGATATGGCTGATGTGGGTCGGCTCCGGCGTGATCGGCGGTATCGGCCTGGGGCTTGGCTACATCTCGCCTGTTTCGACGCTGATCAAGTGGTTCCCGGACAAGCGCGGCATGGCTACCGGCATGGCAATCATGGGCTTTGGTGGCGGCGCGATGGTTGGCGCTCCATTGGCTGCAGCGCTGATGAACCATTTCGCTTCGCCTGAAGGCGTAGGCGTCTGGCAGAGCTTCGTGGTGATGGCTGCTATCTACTTCGTGTTCATGATCGGTGGCGCACTGTCTTACCGTGTTCCGCCAACCGGCTGGAAACCAGAAGGCTGGACCGCTCCGGTCAAGAAAGCCAGCAACGCGATGATCACCAACCGTCACGTACACGTGAACGTGGCGTGGAAAACGCCACAGTTCCGTCTGGTATGGCTGGTGCTGTGCCTGAACGTTTCTGCGGGTATCGGCATCCTCGGCATGGCGTCTCCGCTGCTGCAGGAAGTGTTCGCTGGCAAGCTGCTGGGTAACACCCTGGCATTCAACCAGCTCGATGCCGCTCAGTTGGCTCAGATTGCTGCCATCGCTGCGGGCTTCACCGGTCTGTTGAGCCTGTTCAACATCGGCGGTCGCTTCTTCTGGGCATCGTTCTCGGACTATCTGGGGCGCAAAAACACCTACTTCGTGTTCTTCGCTCTGGGCTTCCTGTTGTACGCAATGGTTCCGAGCCTTAGCCATATGGGCAGCGTTGCGCTGTTCGTGGCTGCGTTCTGCGTGATCCTGTCGATGTACGGCGGTGGTTTCGCGACCGTTCCAGCCTACCTGGCTGACCTGTTCGGTACGCAAATGGTCGGTGCGATCCACGGTCGCCTGCTGACTGCCTGGGCTGCCGCGGGCATCCTCGGTCCGGTCCTGGTCAACTATCTGCGTGAATATCAGCTGAGCCACGGCGTTGCTCGTGCCGATGCTTACGACATGACGCTGTACATCCTGTCGGGTCTGCTGGTGCTGGGCTTCATCTGCAACCTGCTGGTGCGTCCGGTCGCCGACAAGTACTTCATGACTGATGAAGAACTGGCTGTCGAGCAGTCCTACGGCATGGACAAAGGCGCGGACCACACCACCGTGCTTGAGTGGAAAGCCGATCCGTCGACCAAGCCACTGGCAATCGCTGCCTGGCTGGCCGTGGGCATCCCGCTGGCGTGGGGCGTCTGGATCACCCTGCAGAAAACTGCGGTGTTGTTCCAGTAA
- the hisB gene encoding imidazoleglycerol-phosphate dehydratase — MAERKAYVERNTLETQINASINLDGTGKARFDIGVPFLEHMLDQIARHGLIDLDINCKGDLEIDDHHTVEDVGITLGQAFSKAIGDKKGIRRYGHAYVPLDEALSRVVIDFSGRPGLQMHVPYTRAVVGGFDVDLFQEFFQGFVNHANVTLHIDNLRGTNTHHQIETVFKAFGRALRMAVELDDRMAGQMPSTKGVL; from the coding sequence ATGGCCGAACGTAAGGCGTACGTCGAGCGTAATACTCTGGAAACCCAGATCAACGCTTCGATCAACCTGGATGGCACCGGAAAGGCCCGATTCGATATCGGCGTGCCTTTTCTTGAGCACATGCTCGACCAGATCGCCCGTCACGGGCTGATCGATCTGGATATCAACTGCAAAGGCGACCTCGAGATTGACGACCACCATACGGTGGAAGACGTCGGTATCACCTTGGGTCAGGCTTTCAGCAAGGCGATCGGCGACAAGAAAGGCATCCGTCGTTACGGGCATGCCTACGTGCCGCTCGATGAAGCCCTCTCGCGCGTGGTCATCGACTTCTCCGGGCGTCCGGGCCTGCAAATGCATGTGCCGTATACCCGCGCTGTAGTCGGCGGTTTCGACGTGGATCTGTTTCAGGAGTTCTTCCAGGGCTTCGTCAACCACGCCAACGTGACCCTGCACATCGACAACCTGCGCGGCACCAACACTCACCACCAGATCGAAACCGTGTTCAAGGCTTTCGGTCGCGCACTGCGCATGGCGGTTGAGCTGGACGACCGCATGGCCGGGCAAATGCCTTCGACCAAGGGTGTGCTCTGA
- the hisH gene encoding imidazole glycerol phosphate synthase subunit HisH, with the protein MQTVAVIDYGMGNLHSVAKALEHVGAGRVHITSDANVIREADRVVFPGVGAIRDCMAEIRRLGFDSLVREVSQDRPFLGICVGMQALLDTSEENGGVDCIGMFPGQVKFFGKDLHEDGEHLKVPHMGWNEVAQAVDHPLWHSIPDMARFYFVHSFYIDAANQRQVVGRGHYGVDFAAALADGSRFAVQFHPEKSHTHGLQLLQNFAAWDGRW; encoded by the coding sequence ATGCAGACAGTCGCGGTCATTGATTACGGCATGGGCAACCTGCACTCGGTCGCCAAGGCGCTTGAGCATGTTGGCGCTGGCCGGGTACATATCACCAGCGACGCCAACGTGATCCGCGAAGCCGACCGCGTAGTCTTCCCCGGTGTAGGTGCGATCCGTGATTGCATGGCTGAAATTCGTCGCCTGGGCTTCGATTCGCTGGTGCGTGAAGTCAGCCAGGACCGTCCGTTTCTCGGGATTTGCGTCGGCATGCAAGCCTTGCTCGACACCAGTGAAGAGAATGGCGGCGTGGACTGCATCGGCATGTTTCCTGGCCAGGTGAAGTTCTTCGGCAAGGACCTGCACGAAGACGGTGAGCACCTCAAAGTGCCGCACATGGGCTGGAACGAAGTGGCGCAGGCCGTGGATCACCCGCTGTGGCACAGCATCCCGGACATGGCGCGGTTCTATTTCGTGCACAGTTTTTATATCGATGCCGCCAATCAGCGCCAGGTCGTCGGTCGCGGCCACTATGGCGTCGACTTCGCCGCCGCACTGGCTGACGGCTCGCGCTTTGCCGTGCAATTCCACCCGGAGAAGAGCCATACCCATGGCCTGCAACTCTTGCAGAACTTCGCCGCATGGGACGGTCGCTGGTAA
- a CDS encoding 1-(5-phosphoribosyl)-5-[(5-phosphoribosylamino)methylideneamino] imidazole-4-carboxamide isomerase — protein MAKGKNKPPILTLSAEHEQQAIDKLKRLFSQRFELELGSFEVAEVLELFTSEIAPHYYNRAIFDVQQHLKERFESIESDVWALEKG, from the coding sequence ATGGCCAAGGGCAAGAACAAACCACCGATCCTGACGCTCAGTGCAGAACACGAGCAGCAGGCCATCGACAAGCTCAAGCGGCTTTTTTCCCAGCGCTTCGAGCTTGAACTGGGTTCGTTCGAAGTCGCCGAAGTGCTTGAATTGTTTACCTCCGAGATTGCCCCGCACTACTACAATCGCGCGATCTTCGATGTTCAGCAGCACCTCAAGGAGAGGTTCGAGAGCATCGAAAGCGATGTGTGGGCACTTGAGAAAGGCTAA
- the hisA gene encoding 1-(5-phosphoribosyl)-5-[(5-phosphoribosylamino)methylideneamino] imidazole-4-carboxamide isomerase has translation MLIIPAIDLKDGACVRLRQGRMEDSTVFSDDPVAMAAKWVEGGCRRLHLVDLNGAFEGQPVNGDVVTAIAKRYPNLPIQIGGGIRSLETIEHYVKAGVSYVIIGTKAVKEPEFVAEACRAFPGKVIVGLDAKDGFVATDGWAEVSTVQVIDLAKRFEADGVSAIVYTDIAKDGMMQGCNIPFTAALATATRIPVIASGGIHNLGDIRALLDAKAPGIIGAITGRAIYEGTLDVAEAQALCDGYLAS, from the coding sequence ATGCTCATCATCCCCGCTATCGATCTTAAAGACGGTGCCTGTGTACGTTTGCGCCAGGGCCGGATGGAAGATTCCACCGTGTTCTCCGACGACCCGGTTGCCATGGCCGCCAAATGGGTTGAGGGCGGTTGCCGTCGTCTGCACCTGGTAGACCTCAACGGCGCGTTCGAAGGCCAGCCGGTCAACGGCGACGTGGTCACTGCCATTGCCAAGCGTTATCCGAACCTGCCGATCCAGATCGGCGGCGGCATTCGTTCGCTGGAAACCATCGAGCATTACGTCAAGGCTGGCGTGAGCTACGTGATCATTGGCACCAAGGCCGTCAAAGAGCCTGAGTTCGTGGCAGAAGCCTGCCGCGCGTTCCCTGGCAAAGTGATTGTTGGCCTGGACGCCAAAGACGGTTTCGTCGCCACCGATGGTTGGGCGGAGGTCAGCACCGTGCAAGTGATCGACCTGGCCAAGCGCTTCGAAGCCGACGGCGTATCGGCCATCGTTTATACCGACATCGCCAAAGACGGCATGATGCAGGGCTGCAACATCCCGTTCACCGCAGCCCTGGCGACGGCAACGCGGATTCCGGTCATCGCTTCGGGTGGCATCCACAACCTGGGCGACATCCGCGCATTGCTGGACGCCAAGGCGCCCGGCATCATCGGTGCAATCACCGGCCGGGCGATTTACGAAGGCACGCTGGACGTGGCTGAAGCTCAGGCGCTGTGTGATGGCTATCTCGCTAGCTGA